One window from the genome of Anaerococcus sp. Marseille-Q7828 encodes:
- a CDS encoding ATP-binding protein, with the protein MENRIHIVFGHFGSGKTEFSINYALYLKEQYKNVAICDLDIINMYFRSREKTDFLADQGIEVYSSSRGHQDVLDVPALDASILKPIQNKDYQAILDVGGDPKGALILRTYSPYLVDTDNIFVINTNRPETSNPDAIIAYMNQIEGMGGIKANTLINNTHMLKDTSMEDVLKGYSIVKEVSERVGIEFRYNVCKRDLAEAMRSDPDVSNEVKDKLFPIDLYFRSDWMS; encoded by the coding sequence GTGGAAAATAGAATTCATATCGTTTTTGGCCATTTTGGTAGTGGCAAGACTGAATTTTCCATTAACTACGCTCTTTATTTGAAAGAGCAATACAAAAATGTTGCTATCTGCGATTTGGATATTATCAATATGTATTTTAGGTCGCGTGAGAAGACGGACTTTTTGGCTGATCAAGGTATAGAGGTTTATTCATCATCCAGGGGCCACCAAGATGTTTTGGACGTGCCAGCCTTGGATGCAAGTATCCTAAAGCCTATCCAAAACAAGGATTACCAGGCAATCTTGGATGTTGGAGGAGATCCAAAAGGAGCCTTGATTCTTCGCACCTATAGTCCATATTTAGTAGATACTGACAATATTTTTGTAATTAATACCAATAGACCAGAAACTAGCAATCCAGATGCTATTATAGCTTATATGAATCAAATAGAAGGGATGGGTGGTATAAAGGCAAATACACTGATAAATAATACTCATATGTTGAAGGACACATCAATGGAAGATGTTCTTAAGGGATATTCCATTGTTAAAGAAGTTTCTGAAAGAGTTGGCATAGAATTTAGATACAATGTATGTAAAAGAGATCTAGCGGAGGCTATGAGATCTGATCCGGATGTTTCTAATGAAGTTAAAGATAAATTATTTCCTATCGATTTGTACTTCAGATCAGATTGGATGAGCTAA
- a CDS encoding 4Fe-4S dicluster domain-containing protein, with product MTETKKRLGKVVIEKDLCKGCGLCVSVCPKNVLELDLNTINAKGYSPSSAVRADDCIACGNCAITCPDSVISVYKLV from the coding sequence ATGACAGAAACAAAAAAAAGACTAGGAAAGGTAGTAATAGAAAAAGATCTATGCAAAGGCTGCGGTCTTTGTGTTAGTGTATGCCCTAAAAATGTATTAGAGCTTGACCTAAATACTATCAATGCAAAGGGTTATTCACCATCAAGCGCTGTAAGAGCTGATGATTGTATAGCTTGTGGAAACTGTGCTATAACTTGCCCTGACTCAGTTATTTCAGTTTATAAATTAGTATAG
- a CDS encoding ABC transporter ATP-binding protein, protein MNSNEITCIIGPSGSGKSTLLRLINKLISPTKGYISLDGEDIASIDSTTYRRRVPMLSQNPVTFPGTVRDNLLMGRKFQEKDLLSDEILNKALESVKLYKSLGEDIDNLSGGEAQRLAIARLMLCDSDIYLLDEPSSALDDLTEDFVIKTMVDMAREKNKTIIYITHSNAMADKYSDRVIKIVDGRICNE, encoded by the coding sequence ATTAATAGCAATGAAATTACTTGCATTATCGGGCCTAGTGGGTCTGGCAAGTCTACTTTATTAAGACTTATCAATAAGCTTATTTCTCCTACCAAGGGATATATTTCTCTTGATGGTGAGGATATTGCAAGTATTGATTCTACTACATATCGCAGGCGTGTACCTATGCTTTCTCAGAATCCTGTGACTTTTCCTGGCACTGTTAGAGATAATCTATTGATGGGAAGGAAGTTTCAAGAAAAAGATTTGCTTTCTGATGAGATTTTAAATAAAGCTTTAGAGTCTGTAAAGCTTTATAAATCACTAGGAGAAGATATTGATAATCTTTCTGGTGGCGAGGCCCAAAGGCTTGCTATAGCCAGACTTATGCTTTGCGATTCTGATATTTATCTCCTCGATGAGCCTTCATCTGCCCTTGATGATTTGACTGAAGATTTCGTTATTAAGACCATGGTAGATATGGCTAGAGAAAAGAACAAAACTATTATCTACATTACTCATTCCAATGCGATGGCAGATAAGTATTCTGACAGAGTAATTAAGATTGTAGATGGGAGAATATGTAATGAATGA
- a CDS encoding DUF6873 family GME fold protein, producing MLIISHKSSEEFKKFLCDNNFSFIETIDNPNLDSRIADHPDLSIFALDDNNLVIDKNVSSYYKKHIKFKNIIDGDEVSYSYPNDSIYNIYQYANFYIHNDITESNIKAYMKSNSYTHFYTKQGYSRCSIIPMGEKILTSDYGIYKSLKNQINVILLKEEHIPLDGFANGFIGGTCGLIGDTLIFNGNIENSPNYEIIKNEAMKSNIKLMYADLPLVDLGSIIYLTDC from the coding sequence ATGCTTATCATTTCTCACAAGTCATCAGAAGAATTTAAAAAGTTTCTTTGCGATAATAATTTTTCTTTTATAGAAACTATTGATAACCCTAACCTTGATTCACGCATAGCTGATCATCCTGACTTATCTATCTTTGCCTTGGATGATAATAATCTTGTTATTGATAAAAACGTGAGTTCTTATTACAAAAAACATATCAAATTTAAAAACATAATAGATGGCGATGAAGTTTCTTACTCTTATCCTAATGACTCTATCTATAATATTTACCAATATGCCAACTTTTATATCCATAATGATATAACAGAATCCAATATAAAAGCTTATATGAAAAGTAATTCTTATACCCATTTTTACACTAAGCAAGGCTATAGTAGGTGTTCTATCATTCCTATGGGAGAAAAGATTCTTACTTCTGACTATGGGATTTATAAGTCACTAAAAAATCAGATTAATGTAATTTTACTAAAAGAAGAGCACATTCCCCTAGATGGTTTTGCAAATGGTTTTATTGGCGGGACTTGCGGCCTAATAGGAGATACTTTGATTTTTAATGGGAATATAGAAAATTCTCCTAATTATGAGATTATAAAAAATGAAGCTATGAAATCTAATATAAAACTCATGTATGCAGATTTGCCCCTAGTAGACCTTGGTTCAATTATTTACCTTACTGATTGCTAG
- a CDS encoding MarR family winged helix-turn-helix transcriptional regulator — MDDKSYEIFIIFSMLRKLNGLNKQRVESFGLNNLESIILFHIDKIENLTQKDLVNKLQMPKQTINSIILNLKENDFLYMQASKEDKRVKTLVLTEKGAKEVKKINDSLKASNKEIYDQLGEEKINSIKDDLNQIIDVLENIMKGEDI, encoded by the coding sequence TTGGACGATAAATCATATGAAATTTTTATTATATTTTCAATGTTAAGAAAACTAAATGGACTAAATAAACAGAGAGTTGAGAGTTTTGGCTTAAATAATTTGGAGTCTATCATCCTATTTCATATAGATAAGATAGAAAATCTTACCCAAAAAGACTTGGTAAATAAACTCCAAATGCCCAAGCAAACAATAAACTCTATAATACTGAATTTAAAAGAAAATGACTTTCTTTATATGCAAGCATCTAAGGAAGATAAGAGAGTCAAAACCCTAGTCCTTACAGAAAAAGGTGCAAAAGAAGTAAAGAAAATAAATGATTCACTTAAGGCATCCAACAAAGAAATTTATGATCAATTAGGTGAAGAAAAAATAAATTCGATTAAAGATGATCTCAATCAAATAATTGATGTTTTAGAAAATATTATGAAGGGGGAGGATATATGA
- a CDS encoding AAA family ATPase, which produces MRQYLEKQNVDKNLIDQLEIYRKENGLFDDSRVVEPEFKYYGKEVLEQAISAILAGKNLLLTGPKATGKNVLSSNLSYLFARPSWNVSFHVNTDYNSLIGADTFKDGEVVFRKGPIYEAAIRGGFAVLDEINMAKNEAISVLHASLDHRRIIDIAGYEKINLDPNTRFIATMNYGYVGTREVNEALASRFMIINMPNITRENLDQLLSDTFPSLKEKYRKAFIDMFISLQFKSENNEISTKSVDLRGLISAIDTMKVGLNPYNAILMGIANKSFDEFEREIVIDTIKSKIPQNIEESIFDD; this is translated from the coding sequence ATGAGACAATATTTAGAAAAACAAAATGTTGATAAAAACTTAATAGATCAACTTGAAATATACAGGAAAGAAAATGGACTATTCGACGATTCCAGAGTCGTTGAGCCAGAATTTAAATACTATGGCAAGGAAGTATTGGAACAAGCCATATCCGCCATCCTTGCAGGAAAAAACTTGCTTTTAACTGGCCCAAAGGCTACTGGTAAAAACGTACTTTCATCAAATCTTTCCTACCTATTTGCTAGACCATCGTGGAATGTTTCCTTCCATGTGAACACTGATTATAACTCTCTTATAGGCGCAGATACCTTTAAAGATGGAGAAGTTGTCTTTAGAAAAGGACCTATATACGAGGCTGCCATAAGGGGTGGATTTGCAGTACTTGATGAGATTAACATGGCAAAAAATGAAGCAATTTCTGTACTTCACGCAAGTCTTGACCACAGAAGAATCATAGATATAGCTGGCTATGAGAAAATAAATCTTGATCCAAACACAAGATTTATAGCAACTATGAACTACGGCTATGTCGGAACTCGTGAAGTGAACGAGGCCTTGGCTTCTAGATTTATGATTATAAATATGCCAAATATCACTAGAGAAAACTTAGACCAGCTTTTATCTGACACATTTCCAAGTCTTAAGGAAAAATATCGCAAGGCTTTCATAGATATGTTCATTTCCCTACAATTTAAATCTGAGAACAATGAAATTTCCACCAAGTCAGTCGACCTAAGAGGACTTATATCTGCTATCGACACAATGAAAGTTGGACTAAATCCTTATAATGCCATACTAATGGGTATCGCTAACAAGTCCTTTGATGAATTTGAACGAGAGATTGTAATTGATACCATTAAAAGCAAAATCCCGCAAAATATAGAAGAGAGCATATTCGATGACTGA
- a CDS encoding ABC transporter ATP-binding protein, translating to MTDKKDGVKTEEIQISDNKHSRNVDSHAIKELFSYLFKQKWQLIIVLICVVISSLTQVWGISMLQPIIDNYILKSDISGLKSGVIKMGLIYLTSIITTFVYTRLMIRIGERSIRNIRNDLFTKIQQMPINFFDTNQHGQIMSRFTNDTDTLSQSLSSTLPTLVRSLLMLVGTFIVMIGLSWELTLVMLIGLVVMILILKNIVKKTGKLFKEAQKNVSILHGFDEEMLSGQKVIKVFNKESDTIEKFEEKSENLRSTMAEAMVNAGRMMPFLVNSINIMYAILAIFGVIMTINGNLTVGVLATFLTNARSLQNPIANISQQANAVFSAMAGASRIFEIIDMPIEKDSGYIELANVRIDENGNPMPCKLGERCYSWKWTDENGKEVYKELEGRIDFEHVDFSYDDSDKILKDVTFYANPGEKIALVGATGAGKTTVTNVITRFYEIDSGSIKIDGIDTRDIKKDHLRKAFGMVLQDVNLFTESVEENIKYGKLSASEEEVKDAAKLAGANSFIKRLPDGYQTEIHGDGSSLSDGQNQLISISRAAVANPPMLILDEATSSIDTSTEIKVTKAMDKLMDGSTSIVIAHRLSTIQNADVIMVMDDGRIIERGNHQELMEKHGTYYQLYTGALELD from the coding sequence ATGACAGATAAGAAAGATGGTGTAAAAACTGAAGAAATTCAAATATCTGATAACAAGCATAGTCGTAACGTAGATTCACATGCCATAAAAGAACTTTTCTCCTATCTTTTTAAACAAAAGTGGCAACTAATAATTGTACTTATATGTGTTGTAATATCTTCTTTAACCCAAGTGTGGGGCATATCCATGCTTCAACCAATCATAGATAATTACATCCTAAAATCAGATATATCAGGGCTAAAGTCTGGAGTAATAAAGATGGGATTGATTTACCTAACTTCTATAATCACTACATTTGTTTATACTAGGCTAATGATTAGAATAGGTGAAAGATCAATTAGAAACATAAGAAATGACCTATTTACAAAAATCCAACAAATGCCAATAAACTTTTTTGATACAAACCAACACGGTCAAATCATGTCAAGATTTACCAACGATACTGACACACTTTCTCAATCCCTATCATCAACACTACCAACCTTAGTAAGGTCATTGTTGATGCTTGTAGGAACATTCATAGTTATGATAGGTTTATCATGGGAACTTACTCTAGTAATGCTAATAGGTTTAGTAGTAATGATTTTAATCCTAAAAAACATAGTGAAAAAGACTGGCAAGCTCTTTAAAGAAGCGCAGAAAAATGTATCAATCTTGCACGGTTTTGACGAAGAGATGCTTTCAGGCCAAAAAGTAATAAAAGTTTTTAACAAAGAGAGTGACACTATAGAAAAATTTGAAGAAAAAAGCGAAAATTTGCGATCAACTATGGCTGAAGCCATGGTGAATGCAGGACGTATGATGCCATTTTTGGTAAACTCAATAAATATAATGTATGCAATACTAGCAATTTTTGGAGTTATTATGACTATAAATGGCAATCTCACGGTCGGTGTTCTAGCCACATTTTTGACCAATGCTAGGAGTTTGCAAAATCCAATTGCAAATATTTCCCAACAAGCAAATGCAGTATTTTCTGCTATGGCAGGAGCTAGCCGTATCTTTGAAATTATAGATATGCCAATTGAAAAAGACAGTGGTTATATAGAACTTGCTAATGTTAGGATTGATGAAAATGGAAATCCAATGCCTTGCAAGCTTGGGGAAAGATGCTATTCCTGGAAATGGACAGATGAAAATGGCAAGGAAGTATATAAGGAGCTAGAGGGTCGCATAGACTTTGAACACGTTGACTTTTCTTATGATGATTCAGATAAAATATTAAAAGATGTTACATTTTATGCAAATCCAGGTGAAAAGATTGCCCTAGTTGGAGCGACAGGAGCTGGTAAGACTACTGTTACCAATGTAATCACAAGATTTTATGAAATTGATAGTGGATCTATCAAAATTGATGGTATAGATACAAGAGATATCAAAAAAGACCACCTAAGAAAGGCCTTTGGTATGGTACTTCAAGATGTAAACTTATTTACTGAATCAGTAGAAGAAAATATCAAGTATGGCAAACTTTCTGCAAGTGAGGAAGAAGTCAAAGATGCAGCAAAACTAGCTGGCGCAAACTCTTTTATAAAAAGACTTCCAGACGGATATCAAACAGAAATCCATGGAGATGGTTCATCACTTTCAGATGGACAAAACCAACTTATATCAATATCAAGAGCAGCAGTGGCTAACCCACCTATGCTAATACTTGATGAGGCGACAAGCTCTATAGATACTTCAACAGAAATCAAGGTAACAAAGGCAATGGATAAGCTAATGGATGGGTCAACTTCTATAGTTATAGCCCATAGACTTTCAACAATCCAAAATGCTGATGTTATAATGGTAATGGATGATGGTAGGATAATAGAACGTGGTAACCACCAAGAACTTATGGAAAAACACGGAACCTACTACCAACTTTACACTGGAGCCTTAGAATTAGACTAA
- the fetB gene encoding iron export ABC transporter permease subunit FetB — MNESVMNISNSQLMLTYLFALIAMLITSFNGINRNKDIVVGAVRMTVQLFIAGFILVYIFDSASFILSALMIAVMEFFAIFNIVTNKKGKLNSVLKKTLILAQVIGTVFTLAFFLIIVVRPDPIYNPQYLIPLGGMIIGNSMTGINLALNQMLKSIENNRSTIEGSLMLGASPRMAMNKIIQNAFDTAITPTLNSIKNMGIISLPGMMTGQILGGVSPLIAIRYQIAIMTAIMSSVAICVFIFLHLGYKNFFNDQKQLVKAQ; from the coding sequence ATGAATGAATCAGTTATGAATATTTCAAATAGCCAGCTTATGCTAACCTATCTTTTTGCTCTAATTGCTATGCTAATCACATCATTTAATGGCATCAATCGCAACAAGGACATAGTCGTTGGCGCTGTCAGGATGACCGTTCAACTCTTTATAGCTGGTTTCATCCTTGTTTACATATTTGACAGTGCATCTTTCATCCTTTCTGCACTGATGATTGCTGTTATGGAGTTTTTTGCAATTTTTAATATTGTTACCAATAAGAAAGGCAAATTAAATAGCGTCCTTAAAAAGACTCTAATTCTCGCCCAAGTTATTGGAACTGTTTTTACCCTAGCATTTTTCCTTATAATAGTTGTAAGGCCAGATCCAATCTACAATCCCCAATATCTAATACCTCTTGGAGGTATGATTATTGGTAATTCTATGACTGGTATAAACCTTGCCCTAAACCAAATGCTAAAGTCCATTGAAAACAATAGATCTACCATAGAAGGATCATTGATGCTTGGTGCAAGCCCTAGAATGGCTATGAACAAGATTATCCAAAACGCCTTTGATACAGCCATCACGCCAACCCTCAATTCTATCAAAAATATGGGGATTATCTCCCTACCTGGTATGATGACAGGTCAAATCCTTGGAGGGGTTTCCCCACTTATAGCTATCAGATACCAAATAGCGATTATGACAGCCATAATGAGTTCAGTTGCCATCTGTGTCTTCATATTTTTGCACTTAGGATACAAAAATTTCTTCAATGACCAAAAACAATTAGTAAAAGCCCAATAA
- a CDS encoding ABC transporter ATP-binding protein, which produces MNSLKEFNHAFSYLKQYLNQYKKNRSISMLMTVLETIFELLIPAIMGIILNEVIYQKDTSQALKYGGLIIVISLLSMFTGTQASKNAGITSTGLTDNVRKEQFRKIQDYSFEDFEYFGVPSLLTRLTSDMQALAQSTFMTTRFIIKTLVMAVVAFFLAFKTSRKLSIIFLILMPILLLILLTITSSAIPKFRQTRKQYDKLNLIIEENLNNMRVVKAFVRKKYEIDKFSMANEEMFRLSDGSQGTISYVFPTANAILYATFIAIAWFGGNEIIAGNMGVGDLVSFNMYAMMLLGSLIGLSMVLTMLMASSPSVTRVKEVLTREISMDNDDKIDGLDLEDGSIDFDNVSFKYDLDSDNYQLKNIDLHIKSGEVIGILGPTGSSKSTLVQLIPRLYDITEGSLKVGGHDIKDYDLTTLRDGVSIVLQKNTLFSGKIIDNLRWGDEDASDAEIIAMAKLAQADEFVSERNDGYDSELGQGGSGVSGGQKQRLTIARSLLKKPKILILDNSTSAVDTKTEAKLLDGFNKLDKDMTQIIISQRLSSFENADRIVILGDGEIADIGTGEELYQRNEMYRTTYDIQNKGGDDDR; this is translated from the coding sequence ATGAATAGCTTAAAAGAATTTAACCACGCTTTTTCATACTTAAAGCAATACTTAAATCAGTATAAGAAAAATAGAAGCATTTCCATGCTTATGACTGTGCTAGAAACAATATTTGAACTTTTGATTCCTGCTATTATGGGCATTATCTTAAATGAAGTAATTTATCAAAAAGACACAAGCCAGGCTTTAAAATACGGTGGACTTATAATTGTGATTTCACTTTTGTCAATGTTTACTGGAACTCAGGCTTCAAAAAATGCTGGTATTACATCAACAGGACTTACAGATAATGTTAGGAAGGAACAATTTAGGAAGATTCAAGATTATTCTTTTGAAGACTTTGAGTATTTTGGAGTACCGTCACTACTGACAAGGTTAACCAGTGACATGCAGGCTTTGGCCCAATCGACATTTATGACAACAAGATTTATTATAAAAACTCTTGTAATGGCTGTAGTTGCTTTTTTCCTAGCTTTTAAGACTAGTAGGAAGCTTTCAATAATATTTTTGATACTTATGCCAATCTTATTATTGATTTTATTGACAATAACGTCATCGGCTATTCCAAAATTTAGACAAACTCGTAAACAATATGATAAATTGAATCTTATTATTGAAGAAAATCTTAATAATATGAGGGTTGTTAAAGCCTTTGTCAGAAAGAAATATGAGATAGATAAATTTTCTATGGCCAATGAGGAAATGTTTAGGCTATCAGATGGATCCCAAGGAACAATAAGTTATGTATTTCCAACAGCAAATGCTATATTATATGCGACATTTATTGCAATAGCTTGGTTTGGTGGCAATGAAATCATAGCTGGAAATATGGGTGTTGGAGACCTTGTTAGTTTTAATATGTATGCTATGATGCTTCTTGGAAGCCTTATAGGCCTATCAATGGTACTAACTATGCTTATGGCTTCTTCTCCATCAGTTACTAGGGTTAAAGAAGTTTTGACACGAGAAATTTCTATGGATAATGACGATAAGATAGATGGTCTAGACTTAGAAGATGGATCGATTGATTTTGATAATGTAAGCTTCAAATACGATTTGGATAGCGATAATTATCAACTAAAGAATATAGACCTTCATATCAAGTCCGGAGAAGTAATCGGTATACTTGGACCAACTGGTTCATCAAAATCCACCCTTGTACAACTTATTCCAAGACTTTATGATATAACAGAAGGAAGTTTAAAAGTCGGCGGACACGATATAAAAGATTATGACCTTACAACTCTTAGAGATGGAGTATCTATAGTATTACAGAAAAACACTTTATTTTCTGGTAAGATTATAGACAACCTCAGATGGGGCGATGAGGATGCATCTGATGCTGAAATAATAGCAATGGCAAAACTCGCTCAAGCAGACGAATTTGTAAGTGAAAGAAATGATGGATACGATTCAGAACTTGGCCAAGGTGGATCTGGAGTATCTGGTGGCCAAAAACAAAGACTTACTATAGCAAGGTCTTTACTAAAGAAACCAAAAATCTTAATCTTAGATAACTCAACATCAGCAGTAGATACCAAGACTGAAGCAAAACTTTTAGACGGATTTAATAAATTAGATAAGGATATGACTCAAATAATCATATCTCAAAGGCTATCATCATTTGAAAATGCTGATAGAATTGTCATCTTAGGCGATGGAGAAATTGCTGACATTGGTACAGGCGAAGAACTCTACCAAAGAAATGAAATGTATAGGACAACCTACGACATACAAAACAAAGGAGGGGATGATGACAGATAA